Genomic DNA from Candidatus Nanopelagicales bacterium:
CCCGGGTCGCTGCCCTCCTCGGGCAGCCCCACGAACGCGATCGTCTGGTCGACCGTGAGCAGTGACCCGTCGCGGGCCACGTAGTGCGTGCGCGCCGTCACCGGGTCGGCGCCGCCCGCGACCTCGCTGAGCCGGCGCACCGTCTCGGGGACCTCGGCGGGCTCGATCCAGGACGTGAGCGGGGTGCCGACCACCCCCTCGTCGTCCACGCGGAGCAGGTCGTGGACCAGCGGGTTGACCCGGGTGATCACCCCGGCGGCGGTCAGCGTGAGCATGGGGGTGCCACCGCTGCTGAACGTGGTCTCGGCGCGGCGGCGCTCGCGTTCGGCGACGTCGCGGGCCCGGGCCAGGTCGGTGATGTCGAGGATCGTGCCCACGCGGTACCGGGGGAGGCCGTGGGCGTCGAGGACCAGGTGGCTGAGCTCGCGGACGGTGCGCGTCTCCCCGTCCGGTCGCACCACGCGGTAGTCCAGGGGCGAGTCGGTTCCGCCCCCGCCCGCCGTGGCCCGGGTGACGGCAGCCAGGTCGTCCGGGTGGACCAGGCTGCGCAGCAGGCCGGGGTCCGCCTGCACCTCCTCCGCGGTGACGCCGAAGACGTCGCTGACCGTGTCCGAGACGTAGCCCAGGGAGTCCCCGTCGATGCTGGCGCGGTAGACGGTGTGCGGCACCGTCTCGGCGATCATCCGGTACTCCTCGTCGCGCACCGACAGCTCCGCCCGGGCGTTGGCCAGCTCGGTGATGTCCGACAGCGCGATGACGGCGCCGGTGACGGAGCCCCCTTCCTCGTACGGCATCACCTGCAGCAGGTAGGTCGCCGACGTGGACGAGACCTCCCGCACCTCGCCCTCGCGGGTGGCCATGACCGTGTCGAGGATCGACGGCAGCGCGTCCAGGTCCAGGTTCGTCGGCAGCCTCGACAGCCGGGTCCCGATGTCCGACGCCACCAGTCCGAACGCCTTGACGGCCAGGGGAGAGAACCGCAGCACCCGCTGGTCGCGGTCCACCAGCAGGATCGCGGTGTGCACGGACGACTGGATGTTCGTCAGGACGATGTTGGACTCGGAGAGCTCAGCGGTGCGCACCTCGAGTGTCTCGTTGACGGTGGTGAGCTCCTCGTTGGTGGCCTGCAGCTCCTCGTTGGTCGTCTCGAGCTCCTCGTTCGTGGCCTGGAGCTCCTCGCCCGACGCCTGCAGCTCCTCGTTCATCGACTGCAGTTCCTCGTTGGAGGACTCCAGCTCCTCGACCACCGCCTGCAGGTGCTCGCGGCTGCCCGCCAGCTCCAGCTCCAGTTCCTTGACCCGCAGCAGCAGGTCGGTGACGTCGTCCGCGCCGGTCGACTCGGCGACGACCGGTGGGACTCGGTCGTGGACGTCCCGGGTCGACGGGGCCGCGACGAAGGACAGTGCCACGTACGGGTCGTCCTCGTCGGCCTCGGCCAGCGCCTGGGCGCGCAGCTGCCAGGTCTCCGCGCGCCCCTCCGCGTCCCGCAGGACGACGGTGTGGCCGACGGGGGTGGCATCGGACCGGCGCACGCGTGCCAGCAGGCTGCCGACCTCGGTCCGGAGCTCCGGGACGACCATCCCGGCGAGCGTCATGTCGCCGTCCGCGTCCGGCATGGCGAGGAACCGGCGCACGTCGCCCACGGTGTGCACCGGGATCCCGTCCGGGTCCACCAGCACCGTCGCAGGGCCGTACTGGCCCAGCAGGGTGTCGCGCAGCCGGTCGCGAACGCGGTCGCGGGACGAGCGACCGCCCGCCGGACGGCGGACCGGGTGCGTGAGGATCGGGGTGCGGGGCAGGCCGGTGTAGGTGGCGATCGTGCTCCCCGGCTTGGTCTGGAAGACCCGGCTCGCGGCGTCCACCGTGGCGAACAGCGGGGTGTCGGCGGGGATGGACTCCGACCGGCCCAGGAAGAGCAGCCCCTGGGGCGCCAGGGCCGCGTGCAGGTTCGCCAGCACCTGGTCCTGGACGTCGGGGATCAGGTAGATGAGCAGGTTGCGGCAGCTGACCAGGTCCATCCGCACCAGCGGAGGGTCGCGGGTCACGTCCTGGCGGGCGATGACGAGCATCTCCCGCAGGCGCTTGTCCACCTGGGCCAGGTCGCCGGTGACGGTGAAGTAGCGGCGGCGCCACTCCTCGGGCACCTCGGCCAGGGCCGAGACCGGGTAGGTGCCCCGGCGCGCGGTCTCCATGGCCGCGTCCGAGATGTCGGTGGCGAAGACCTTGACCGGCGTGTCGACCTCCTGCTCGCGCGCGGTCTCCGCCAGGAGCATCGCGACGGAGTACGCCTCCTCGCCGGTGGCGCAGCCAGCGACCCAGGCCCGCAGCGGCTGTCCGGACGACTTCGCGGCGACCACGGGACGCAGCGCGTCGGCGAGGGCGTCGAAGGACTTGCGGTCGCGGAGGAACCCGGTGACCGTGATGAGCATGGAGTCGCGCAGCGTCTCCAGCTCCGCGGGGGTCTCGCGCACGTACGTCACGTACTCCGCGGTCGTGCCCAGCCCGAGCTTGGCGATCCGCTTGGCGAGCTGGCGCCCCAGCGTGCCGTCCTTGTAGCTGGCGATGTCCCAGGCGGTGACCCGCCGGGTCTCTGCGGCCAGCTCCGCCAGGTCGAGGTCCCCGGAGAACCGGCCCACCGTCTCCGGCAGCCGCTGGCCGGACAGCACGGCGCCGATCGCCGCTCCGATGCCCACCGGGTCCGCGGCGACGTCGACGACGCCCGCGTCGATGCAGGCGCCCGGCATGTCGCGGTAGCGCGCCGAGGACGGGTCCTGGGCGAAGGTCCGACCTCCCGCGGCCCGGACCGCGCGCATCCCGGCCACCCCGTCGGAGCCGGTCCCCGACAGCACCACCCCGATCGCGGCCGGGCCGGCCTCCGCCGCGATGGACGTCAGCAGGGCGTCGATGCTCGGCTGGGGGGAGATCCTCGGCTCGGCCTGGGCCGAGGTGAGGACCGCGCCGCGCAGGCGTACGTCCCGGTTGGGTGGCGCCAGGAAGACCTCACCGGCGACGAGCGGCGTGGAGTCACCGATCTCCCGGACCGGCAGGGAGGTCTCCCGGCCGAGGACCTGCAGGAGCAGGCTGGGGTGCTGCGGCGACATGTGCTGGGCCACGACGTACGCGACATCGCCGGCGGGAAGGGCGGGCAGCAGCTCCCGGAGGGCCTCGACCCCCCCAGCCGAGGATCCGATGCCCACGACCCACATGGACCCGTCACCCCACTCGCGTGCTGCAACCCCACGAACACCGTTCTTCCCGGACCCTAGGACACCCCCGCGCGACGTCGCTCGCTGACAGCGAGGGTGAGCGGAGGATCGCCGGGATACCCAGGGGGGTACAGCGCGGGCTGTGGTGCGTGAGCCACGTCATGGCGTACCGGGATGGCGGCGTCCGGCGTCCGGGGTGATACTTGCATGGTGCAAGCATCTGAACCGCTGGACCCGCGCCGGGTGGCCCGGGGGGCCGTGGCGGATCCGGCTAACGCCGACGCGGTCGGAGCGCTGGCCGACCTGCTCGGCGTGCTGCAGCGCAGCCGCCTGCTGCGACAGGAGGGCGCGCAGGCCACCGCCATGCTGGTGCACCTGTCCAAGCGGGGGCCGATGCGCTCGTGCGACCTGGCCCAGGCGATGCAGCTGGACCAGTCCACCGTCAGCAGGCACCTTCGCCAGCTGACTCAGGCACGGCTGGTCGAGCGCTCGGCCGACCCGACCGACGGGCGAGCCCACGTCGTGAGCGCCACCGCCTCGGGCCGCGCGCGGGCCGAGCGGGCCATCGTCGACCGGGTCCGTGACTTCGAGCGGGTCCTCGCCTCGTGGTCCGACGTGGACCGCGACACCTTCGCCCGGCTTCTCGGCCGCTTCAGCGCCGAGCTCGAGAACGACCTTCTTCAGGGAGTCGATGCATGAGCAGCAGTCCACCCGAGACCGACCCGTCCGCGGCGGCCGATCCCGAGCGCGTCCTCGTCGCCGAGGGTGCCCCCGAGCATGACCTGCTGGGCGGGCAGCGGCTACGGCTGGTGCTGGGAGCGCTGATGCTGACGCTGTTCCTCGCCGCCCTCGACCAGACGATCGTCAGCACTGCGCTGCCCCGCATCACCAGCGACCTCGGCGGCCTGAACCAGCTGGCCTGGGTGGTCACCGCGTACCTGCTCGCCTCGACCGCCTCGACCCCGATCTGGGGGAAGATCTCCGACATCTACGGGCGCAAGCTGATGCTGCAGTCCGCCATCGTGATCTTCCTGGTCGGGTCGGCGCTCGCGGGCGCCTCGACGTCGATGGGCTGGCTGATCGTCACCCGGGGTATCCAGGGCCTCGGCGGTGGCGGGCTCATGGTGCTGGTCATGGCGGTCATCGCCGACGTCATCCCCCCGCGCGAGCGCGGGCGATACACCGGTCTGTTCGGCGCGGTGTTCGCCGTGGCGAGCGTGGTGGGCCCGCTGCTCGGCGGCTGGCTGGTCGAGACGCTGTCCTGGCGGTGGATCTTCTACATCAACATCCCGCTCGGGATCGCCGCGTTCTTCGTGCTCGCCTCGGTCCTGCACATCCCGCAGCACCGCGTCGATCACCGGGTCGACTACATCGGTGCCGCCCTCATGGTCGGCGGCGTCGTCCTCGGCCTGCTGGTCACCGAGTGGGGCGGGCGCGAGTACGCATGGACGTCCCCGACCATCCTGCTGATGGCCGCCGGATCGGTCCTGCTCCTCGTCGCCTTCGTCCGCCGGCAGCTGCGCGTCCCTGAGCCGCTGGTCCCGATGTCGCTGTTCCGCAACAAGGTGTTCGGCGTCAGCAGCCTCATCGGCTTCATCGTGGGACTGGCCATGTTCGGCGCCATCATCTTCCTGCCGCTGTACCTGCAGGTGGTCCAGGGCGCCAGCCCGACCCAGGCCGGGCTGCAGATGATCCCGATGATGCTCGGCCTGCTCTCGATGTCGATCATCTCCGGGCGGCTGATCTCCCGGTTCGGCCGCTACAAGGTGTTCCCCATCATCGGCACGGTGCTGGCGACGGTCGCCCTGCTGCTGTTCAGCACCCTGCAGGTGGACACGCCGTACTGGAAGGTCGCCCTGGCCATGTTCGTCCTGGGCGCCGGCCTCGGGAACGTCATGCAGGTGCTCGTCATCGCCGTGCAGAACTCGGTGGATCAGCGCGAGATCGGCGTCGCCACCAGTGGCACGACGTTCTTCCGGACGATCGGAGGCACGTTCGGCACCGCGGTGTTCGGCGCGGTCATGACGTCGCAGCTGGCGTCGCACCTCGCCGCGTCGCTGCCCGCCGGTGCCGCGGGCGGTCTCGACCCGTCGCAGCTGACCAGCGCCATGTCGACGATCGCCGGGCTGCCCGCCCAGGTGCAGCACCTGGTCCTCACCGCGTTCAGCGACTCGCTGGCCGCCGTCTTCCTCACCGCCGTGCCGGTGATGGTCGTGGCGGTGCTGCTGGCGCTGGTGCTCCCCGAGGTCCGGCTGCGCGGGACGCACGACCGTCCCTCGGTCCCGGCCGAGTAGCCCCGGATTCGCGATCGAGGGAGATGGGATGAGTACGGGATCCGTCCACGCGCACCCGGCCTGGTACGGCGCGGTCATGGGCACGGGCGCGGTGGCGCTGGTGCTCGCGTCGCAGGGCGCTGCCTGGGGCGGTGCGGCCTGGGACTGGGCGGCGGTCGCGTTCCTGCTGCTGGCGTCAGCGCTCGGGCTGCTCCTGCTACCGCGCTACGCCCGTCGGCTGGGCGACCGGGGTGAGTTGCGCGACGAGGTGGCCCACCCCGGGCACGGCGCGATGCTGGCGACCGTGCCCGCGGGCCTGCTGGTCCTGGCCGTCGGCTGGGGACGGGTCGGTCCGGAGCTGGTGCCCACCGGGGTCGCGCTGTGGGTGTCCGGGATCCTGCTGGTCGTCGGAGCCGTGGGTGCGCTGGTCACCGGGGTCGCGTGGTCGTCGGTGATGCTGCACGCCTCGCCAGGGCTGGAGAACGTCAACGGCGGCTGGCTGATCCCGCCTGTGATGAACCTGCTGGTCCCGCTGGCCCTGACGCCACTGATCGCGGCCAACCCGGGCGCCGCTGGCCTGCTGCTGACCGTCGGCTTCGCCTTCTTCGGGATCGGGCTGGTGCTGTTCCTAGTGGTGCTGACCCTGCTGGTCGCGCGGCTGGCCATGGCCGGCCCGATGCCGTCTGCGCTCGCGCCGTCGCTGTGGATCCCGCTGGCGCCGGCCGGGATCCTCGGCATCGCGCTGCTCCGGCTGCTGCAGTCCGGCCGGGCCGCCGGGATCGAGTCGCTGTCCGCGGTCGGCGCCGGCGTCGCCGTACTCGCCATGGGGCTCGGCTTCGGCCTGTGGTGGGCGGCCTTCGCCGTCGTCGAGCTGCGCCGGCTGCGGCGCGCCGGTGCGGTGCCGATCCATCCCGGCTGGTGGGGCTTCGTGTTCCCGGTCGGGGCCATGACGCTGGCGGTGTCCGCGCTGGCCGTGGAGCTCGACAGCATCGCGCTGCGGGTGATCTCGCTGGTCGCGGCCGTCGGGCTCGTGCTGCTGTGGGCGTACGTCGCGGTCGTGACCCTTCGGCTGGTGGTCCGGCACGCCCGACCGTCCGACGACGCCGCGCTGCCCTGATGTCCGCCGAGACGGGTAGGCGTTCTGTCACGATGGCGCCGCCGGGAACACCCGGGCCGACGGTGGGGAGAACGCGATGAGTCAGCAGTCCGAGCCAGCCAAGGACGGTCGCAGCCTGGGCCTCGGGGCGATCGCCTCGATCGCCGGTCTCGGTGTCCTCGTGATCTTCATCCTGCAGAACACCGAGAGCGTCGAGTTCAAGTTCCTGGTCCTCACCTTCACCTGGCCGCTGTGGCTCTACACCATCGTGGTGGCCGTGTTCGGCGCCCTGGTGTGGCTCGGCCTGGGGATGATGCGCCGTCACCGCCGCCGCAAGGAGCGCCGCGACAACCGCTAGGTCCGACGGACGATGTGGATCTTCCGCGGAAGACCCACATCGTCGGGCTGGGACCGACCGCGCGTGCAGATGTGAGCCGACGGGTCGCTACCCGGCGTACGAGGCCCCGGGTAGCGACCGTTGGGCTCACATCTGTGATCGGCCGCGGGAGGCGACCGGCTGCTTCTGTATCCTTGTGCACGCAAGGAGGCGCAACATGAGCACGCTCGAGGTCCCCGAGGCGCTGGTCAAGGACGTACCGGCGCCACCGCGGCGGTCCGCCCGAGCGCGCGGCGTCGCCGGGGCAGAGCAGGCGAACGTCACCGTGGTGCTGCCCGCCGGGCACAGCCCGGTCGTGGCGACGGCGCTACGGGTGGTGGTTGCGGACGCCCTGGAGCACGAGGCGCGGCTGGCTCGGGTGGCCGACGAGGCTGGGCTGGAGGTGGGCGAGCTGCTCGGCCTCGTGGAGGGCGCCCTGGCTTCACGGCGCAGCGCGTTCACCGAGGCCGAGGTCGACGCGCTGGCCGAGGCCGGCATCTCTGCGGACGGACCCGAGGGGGACCCGGCCGGGATGCGTGCGCTGCTGGCCGGGCGCTTGCAGGAGCACGCCCTTGTCACCCAAGGGCTCTCCGTGGAGGACGCCGGCGCGCTGCTGGGAGTCACCGCGGCACGGGTTCGCCAGCGCATCGACTCCGGTGAGCTGGTGGCGATCCGGTCGAAGGGCGGCTACGCGTTGCCTCGCTGGCAGTTCGTCGCGGATCGCGTAGTCCCCGGATTGGATCGGATCACGGCGCAGGCCGCCGGGCTGCATCCGTTGGAACTGGCCGGTTTCATGACGAACCCGAACGTCGACCTGGCCATCGACGGCACGCCGGTGTCTCCCGTGGACTGGCTGGTGTCGGGCGGGGACCCGGAACCGGTGGCGGACCTGGTGCACTCGCTGGTCCGTGCCTGACAGGGACGGGTCGCGTCGGTGACGGTCCGGTGCCCTCCGCCCCCGGCCGCCGCGGACCTGCCCCGGCTGCGGTCGGCCGACCTGATCCCCAGCACCGGCATGGTCGCGGTGCGCCTGTACCGGGTGGACGGCGCCCACCCGCAGTCATGGGACCAGTTCCGCTTCCACGGTCCGCTCGCCGGGATGCGGTTCGACCACCAGCCACCTCCCACGCGCGACCACCCCCACCGGGGCGTGATGTACGCGGCGCTCGGTGGGCCGCGGGCCGGCGCCGACCCCCTGCACGTCGCGGTGCTCGAGGCCTTCGCGGAGCGCAGGGTCGTCCCGGTGTCGCCGGGCTCCCACTGGCTGGTGCTGTGGCAGCCGACGCGGAGGCTTCGTGTTCTGGACCTGGCCGGGTCGAACTGGCTTGCCCGCGCGGGCGGCAACGCCGCACTCATGTCCGGTCCGCGTGCCGTCGCGCGCCGCTGGGCGAGGACGATCTGGAACGCGTACGGCGAGCTGGACGGGATCTCGTGGAGCTCCAGCGTGCTGCCGGCTGGCCGTTCCCTCGTGTTCTTCGAGCGGGCGGCCGACGCCGTACCGACCCACCCGCTCCTGCATGTCCCGTTGCAGCACCCGCGACTGCTGGCCCCGCTGGCCCGTATCGCCGAGGAGTACGGACTGGACCTGCTCTAGTCGCCGGGCGGGGTCTGGACGTGTGGTCGTGGCGGTGCCACAGTGTCGAATCAGCGGGGGCTCGGGTCCTCCAGCGATCACCTCTGATCCGTCCGGACCCGAAGGAGCCCGCTATGCCCCTGCAGTCGCAGCGATTCCGAGGTCAGGCCACGCTGGAAGGCTGCCTCGCCGGCACGCGCACCCTGACCCTGGACGACCCGGACTCCGAGGCCGTGCATCGGGTCCAGGACGCTCTCTCCGGCCTGGGCTACCTGGTCTGGACGGGGAGCGATGGTCTCTTCGGCAAGCAGACCGGGAAGGCGGTCTCCGCGTTCAAGAAGGACTCCGGCCTTCAGCCGACCGACCCCGTCGTGGGGAAGGGGACCATGGCGGCCCTCGACGCCATCTTCGCCTCGGAGTCGGCTTCGCCGGACGCCCCGGACCCGGGGACCGGCACGCTCCCTGCACTGGCGAGCGCCGCCGCTGCGACCGCTGCAGGCTGGGCCCAGTCGGCTCGTAACGCGATGCAGCAGTACAACGATCCCGATCCGGCCGACGTCACCCCGGGCAGGGTGGCGTTCGAGGCGGCCCTTGAGCGTGACTTCGGAGCCGGCGCTGGTGGACCCGGGACGCGCGACCCGCTGATGCGCTACTGGCTCGCCCCGATGGTGGATGGGATGGCCCAGCTCCTGGGGTCGCCCAACGTGCTGGGGCTGGACCAGCCGGGCTTCCGCTCGACCTCCCAACGGGGCATCTACCGCGCCTGCTCTGGCTTCCCCGGGCTGACCTTCGCTGTGACCCCACCGTTCGCGAACGTGCTGAGCGGCACCGTCAGGGCGACGGAGATGCTCCGCGTCGCGGCCGAGTTCTGCTACTACGACGCCGACATCAAGGGAGTCCCGGGCACGCCCCGCTTTTCCTCGTTGCAGACCGGGGACCAGATACGCAACGTCTTCGCCTACGTCGCGTTCTGTCACGAGTTGGCCACCGGAGCGACGCCGCCCGTCGGACCGCCGCTCCTCTGGTATCCCTGACCGCGCTCCCGCCGAGGCGTGACGCGGCTGCGGCGGTCGGCGCGTCCCAAGCGGCCGGTGCGGGGAACTGCGATCCCGCTACTGAAGCCTCCCGGTCCAGGTGCCTGAGCGCTGGCCGTCGTCGTGCTTCCAGGACCCCATGAAGCCCGTGGTGGACGTCCGCGTGAAGACGAAGGTGCCTCCGTCGGCCGGGCCCCAGTTCGGCCCGTCGGACCATCGTCCCGTGAGCGTGTTGCCGCTGACCGTCCCGGTGAGCCTGCCGTCGCTGGTGTAGGTGCCCGTGACCGTCGCACCGGACTGCGTGAGCGTCATCGTTCCCCAGTTCGTGGTCCAGGTACCCGCCCAGGATGGCGCCGTCGGCGGGGGCGGAGCCGTGTCGCCGCGGATGGCGGCGCGCAGGTTGTTGCCCGGACGTCCGGGGAGGAACTTGCCGGACAGGTAGTACGCCTTGATCTTGTCGGTGTTCGCGGAGAACCCGAACCACGATGAGAGCAGTGCTGGCTTCACGGGGTAGCCGTTCTTCACCGCGTCCTGGGCAGCGGCGCTCATCGAGCCCAGGAACAGCTTCCAGTAGCGGGCGAGGGTCGCCGTGGACGCGCCCTTGCGCGCCAGTCGCTCCATGTTGCGCAGCTTGGGGAACGCCACGTTGACGACCTGGGCCATGTACTCGACGTTGCGCTCTGCGTAGTTGGTGCTGTCCAGGACCCCGATGTCCCCGTGGTCGTCCTCGATGGCGTGGACGAGCTCGTGCCAGACGGTCTCCCCGAAGTCCAGCACCAGCCGCAGCGGCAGGGTCCGGGGGTCGCGGGAGAACGTGATGGTGTGCGACTTCGGGTCGTACAGCGCGATGGGCTTCAGCGCGCGGTCGACCTTGACGCGCACGGAGGCGAGGGTGCGCCGGAACGTCACCAGTCCCGCGATCTTGGTTGCGTGTGCGAACCCGGTGGAGTCGTACTGGGTGAGGAACGTCTTCAGATGCGCGTACGCCGCCCCCTTGACCGTGGGCTGCGCCGCGACCGCCGAGGTCGAAGGCGCGGCTCCGACAAGGGTGAGTGCAAGCAGTGGCGCGAAGAGGAAGGCCAGAAGCCGGGGGACGGGTAGCCAGGGGACAGGATGCCGGGCCGGTCGAGTCACGGTGCACCTCCAGCGGTGAGGCACCGTGACCCTGCCGACGACCGAGGCCGCCGACGCTGCGG
This window encodes:
- a CDS encoding EAL domain-containing protein; translation: MGIGSSAGGVEALRELLPALPAGDVAYVVAQHMSPQHPSLLLQVLGRETSLPVREIGDSTPLVAGEVFLAPPNRDVRLRGAVLTSAQAEPRISPQPSIDALLTSIAAEAGPAAIGVVLSGTGSDGVAGMRAVRAAGGRTFAQDPSSARYRDMPGACIDAGVVDVAADPVGIGAAIGAVLSGQRLPETVGRFSGDLDLAELAAETRRVTAWDIASYKDGTLGRQLAKRIAKLGLGTTAEYVTYVRETPAELETLRDSMLITVTGFLRDRKSFDALADALRPVVAAKSSGQPLRAWVAGCATGEEAYSVAMLLAETAREQEVDTPVKVFATDISDAAMETARRGTYPVSALAEVPEEWRRRYFTVTGDLAQVDKRLREMLVIARQDVTRDPPLVRMDLVSCRNLLIYLIPDVQDQVLANLHAALAPQGLLFLGRSESIPADTPLFATVDAASRVFQTKPGSTIATYTGLPRTPILTHPVRRPAGGRSSRDRVRDRLRDTLLGQYGPATVLVDPDGIPVHTVGDVRRFLAMPDADGDMTLAGMVVPELRTEVGSLLARVRRSDATPVGHTVVLRDAEGRAETWQLRAQALAEADEDDPYVALSFVAAPSTRDVHDRVPPVVAESTGADDVTDLLLRVKELELELAGSREHLQAVVEELESSNEELQSMNEELQASGEELQATNEELETTNEELQATNEELTTVNETLEVRTAELSESNIVLTNIQSSVHTAILLVDRDQRVLRFSPLAVKAFGLVASDIGTRLSRLPTNLDLDALPSILDTVMATREGEVREVSSTSATYLLQVMPYEEGGSVTGAVIALSDITELANARAELSVRDEEYRMIAETVPHTVYRASIDGDSLGYVSDTVSDVFGVTAEEVQADPGLLRSLVHPDDLAAVTRATAGGGGTDSPLDYRVVRPDGETRTVRELSHLVLDAHGLPRYRVGTILDITDLARARDVAERERRRAETTFSSGGTPMLTLTAAGVITRVNPLVHDLLRVDDEGVVGTPLTSWIEPAEVPETVRRLSEVAGGADPVTARTHYVARDGSLLTVDQTIAFVGLPEEGSDPGSATLLVSLRDVTAAEQATAMAAGHLAQLEAVFAGSSAAMSITSRDGHILRPNDALCELFGYPREELTGMHFAQLTLADDLPEETKLFGELLRGDRDRYSLVKRCITKSGEVIWGRLTVRSAPPLQPGAEPVLMATILDVTQERHREQAALRIAQTDPLTGLLNRTIVFDRLRQAIHRAHRSGEHISVLFIDLDDFKLVNDRLGHEAGDAVLTAVAERLRAATRESDSVARLGGDEYLVIAPHDLHEPPHEGGRLAQELLSVMSDPIRLTRASADPTAGADASGGVEVQAADEGTAVALRALESVSEGIDLGFAPALAVTASIGVAHYPSDGEGADELVNRADLAMYSAKGRGGDQVVFYSDRLQHTARLRAEQRADLSRALELGEIVPHYQPVVDARTGRPVELEALARWHHPERGVLPPSDFLALAEDFHRLDEMTLQLLRQAVADLPALRRRWPDLTVSVNLAPGQLTHPQFLDEVVRCLGPDLRGWTVEVTEAAAFSRDGVVLRSLERLREAGAAVALDDFGSGYSSLGQLRTFPFDELKLDRSFVCEPPESSHCALVQAMVTMSRALGAVTVAEGVETSAQARALTDLGVDRLQGFLFSPPLAQPDVLAWLNDERWGPDLPQDG
- a CDS encoding MarR family transcriptional regulator, producing MVQASEPLDPRRVARGAVADPANADAVGALADLLGVLQRSRLLRQEGAQATAMLVHLSKRGPMRSCDLAQAMQLDQSTVSRHLRQLTQARLVERSADPTDGRAHVVSATASGRARAERAIVDRVRDFERVLASWSDVDRDTFARLLGRFSAELENDLLQGVDA
- a CDS encoding MDR family MFS transporter, with amino-acid sequence MSSSPPETDPSAAADPERVLVAEGAPEHDLLGGQRLRLVLGALMLTLFLAALDQTIVSTALPRITSDLGGLNQLAWVVTAYLLASTASTPIWGKISDIYGRKLMLQSAIVIFLVGSALAGASTSMGWLIVTRGIQGLGGGGLMVLVMAVIADVIPPRERGRYTGLFGAVFAVASVVGPLLGGWLVETLSWRWIFYINIPLGIAAFFVLASVLHIPQHRVDHRVDYIGAALMVGGVVLGLLVTEWGGREYAWTSPTILLMAAGSVLLLVAFVRRQLRVPEPLVPMSLFRNKVFGVSSLIGFIVGLAMFGAIIFLPLYLQVVQGASPTQAGLQMIPMMLGLLSMSIISGRLISRFGRYKVFPIIGTVLATVALLLFSTLQVDTPYWKVALAMFVLGAGLGNVMQVLVIAVQNSVDQREIGVATSGTTFFRTIGGTFGTAVFGAVMTSQLASHLAASLPAGAAGGLDPSQLTSAMSTIAGLPAQVQHLVLTAFSDSLAAVFLTAVPVMVVAVLLALVLPEVRLRGTHDRPSVPAE
- a CDS encoding LapA family protein; its protein translation is MSQQSEPAKDGRSLGLGAIASIAGLGVLVIFILQNTESVEFKFLVLTFTWPLWLYTIVVAVFGALVWLGLGMMRRHRRRKERRDNR
- a CDS encoding RES family NAD+ phosphorylase, which translates into the protein MTVRCPPPPAAADLPRLRSADLIPSTGMVAVRLYRVDGAHPQSWDQFRFHGPLAGMRFDHQPPPTRDHPHRGVMYAALGGPRAGADPLHVAVLEAFAERRVVPVSPGSHWLVLWQPTRRLRVLDLAGSNWLARAGGNAALMSGPRAVARRWARTIWNAYGELDGISWSSSVLPAGRSLVFFERAADAVPTHPLLHVPLQHPRLLAPLARIAEEYGLDLL
- a CDS encoding peptidoglycan-binding domain-containing protein, which encodes MPLQSQRFRGQATLEGCLAGTRTLTLDDPDSEAVHRVQDALSGLGYLVWTGSDGLFGKQTGKAVSAFKKDSGLQPTDPVVGKGTMAALDAIFASESASPDAPDPGTGTLPALASAAAATAAGWAQSARNAMQQYNDPDPADVTPGRVAFEAALERDFGAGAGGPGTRDPLMRYWLAPMVDGMAQLLGSPNVLGLDQPGFRSTSQRGIYRACSGFPGLTFAVTPPFANVLSGTVRATEMLRVAAEFCYYDADIKGVPGTPRFSSLQTGDQIRNVFAYVAFCHELATGATPPVGPPLLWYP